Genomic segment of Vulpes vulpes isolate BD-2025 chromosome 16, VulVul3, whole genome shotgun sequence:
TAGTTGTTCCATATTGTTGCCATTGGTAGCTGTGGTTAATATTGTTTTGTTCTAATTTTATCTGTTCTGGTGGGTGTATAATAGTGTCTTCTTGGGACTTTAATGTGCATTTTTTCCCTGACGACTTTTCAGATAGTTATTGGCTATTTGTGTAATCTCTTTTGTGATTTAcctgttcaaaatattttggtcatttttctgttgagttgtCTCACCttgatttgtaggaattctttatatatactgGATATGAGTTCTTTTACAGTTATATGTAGCACAGATTTCTTCTCCCAGTCAGTGGCTTGCCTCTTCACTCTCTTAATGTTGTTCTTTAGGTAACaggaattttaaatcttttttttttttttttttttttttaatttatgatagtcacacagagagagagagaggcagagacataggcagagggagaagcaggctccatgcaccaggagcccgacgtgggattcgatcccaggtctccaggatcgcgccctgggctaaaggcaggcaccaaaccgctgcgccacccagggatccctgggaattttaaatcttaatgaagtccaatttaccattttctcttttatgatttCTGCCTTCTGTGTCTTATTTAAAACACCTTGCCTTCCCTAAGGTCTTGAAAATAATCTCTTAAGTTATCTTCTAGAAGGTTGattatttttacctttcacatttagGCCTACAATCTGTCTGGAGCTGATTTTTTTATAAGGTACTAGGTAGAATCAAAGATTGAGTCCACCTGTATAGACATTCACTTaatctagcaccatttgttgaaaaaaaaggCTTGTCCTTTCCCCCTCCACACTGCAGTGGCATCTTTGTTATCACATGACATGTAGCTTTAAACAAGTCTTTATATCTGGTAATTTAAGTGCTTCAGCTTTGTTCCTTTagggaaactatttttaaattgccaGATAGTCTTAGATGATAGTGAGCCCCATTCCTCCTTTCATTCCTCTGCGTTCCCAACCCTTCCTTTCCACTTGACCCCAGAGCTTTCAACCTATAGACCTACCAACTCTTCTTTTCCATGACCATTTCAGACTTGAGGCTAGAAATCCTTAAGCAGGTacaacttcttttcttttgagagatTAGTATTGAATTACTTTCATCCATTGTATGCCTTGTTACCCTGGCTGCTAATCTGGCACAGGACTCAGGGTTCCACAGCTGATTGCTACTAGGCTTCTGGATTCTTCCCCTGGTTCCTCTCTAGTGGACTCCTATAAAAGAATTACCAAACCCAAGATCCTTTGATTTTCATAGTCTGTAGCCCGGAAGGTCTTCTTtggcttacatttttattttactatttttcacttATATTGCCCCCTAGTCTCTGTTCTAAGGGTGTGATTTCCCATGGACAGACTCTGAAGTGCAGGTAGTCTGCCAAATTCTCTATCTGCATGCTCTAACTTTAGGATACCCCATTTATTACCCATGAAAGCCCCTGTCTACTTTTTGTGTATAATATGGTTTGAATCTTTTCTAGATACCCTCATTACTTGTTTACTCCACTTTAAGAGGTCTTGGAATAAGCAGTCATAAAACTGGGAAGTTGAACACACCCTTTTACAcacgcacatgtgtgcatgtactTGTTTTGATTATAAAGAAATTAGACAACTGATTAGAACTCCTTGTGGTATGGAGTAAGAGTCCATTAAGACAGCTGAAGAGACATTAAagttactgtgtgccaggcacagtatTAAAGTAGCTCATCTATCTCTTATTCCGGTTAAGTAGGAATAGCTATTTAAAGTCCATAttttctgtgttaaaaaaaaaaagaagtatatttgtCTTAAGTCAAACTTAGTATGCTAATTCATCAAATACTTCAATTAACAAATAATACTTCAACTAACAAATTTTACTGAGTTGCCCTGGACACTGAAGAATTTTCTGAAAAGTTCCAAGCCTCCTCCACACTGGCTGGTTGGCATTCTTGACTGAAACTTGAGAGTGGCATTCTCTTAAATTGTTGAAGGATGAATTGGACCAAAGCCAAGACCTGCGGGAAGGGAATCTGTAGCCCAAGTTCTTCCCATCAGTATGTGACACAGTttagagaaataaggaaatgttcATAGTCAGGGAGGCTGACAGAGCCTATTGTATctaggaggagaaagagaatactTTGTCAAGATGTGGCAGGAAGGACTATTTTTAGTATTGTTGGTGTGATTACAAAGTTGCTGATTCAGAaatacaaaaacctgtacataaatGTTGTTAGCATCTTTAATATGTATACTATTTAAATACACTATTGGTGCATATATTAAGGTTATGTTTATGTAAAGTTTAGGtactacttaaaataataaagtataagaAATAACCCATATGTCATTCAGTTGATGAgtgagagaacaaactggtatATCTGTACTATAGAATACTAGTTAGCCATAAAAATAATTGACCTATTGATACATGCATAACCAGGATGGACCTTAAGGGCATTATATTTAGTGAAAAAAGTTAACTTCAAGAAGTtgcatactgtataatttcatttacataacaCTTTTGAAATGACAGAACTATGCAGACagaaaatagatcagtggttgGCCAGGGATAGGATGGGGGAGAAGGAGCAATTCTGTATCTTGATAATTGTAGTTACAAAGATTTGTACATGGGATCAAATTAAACAGAACTACacacaaaagctttttttttttttttaaaggtgaagaCTGAATAAGGACTGCAGTCTAGGTAATAGTAATGTTTCAACATGGTCAGTTTCCAGGTTTGCTATTGTCCTAGAGCTATATAAGATTCACCATTAGGGGGAGCTAGATGAAGGCTGTACATATGGTGTCTGTTATTTTTGCAACTTTATGCTAATCTATTACTGTTTCAAAACAAAGAGtcaaaaaaaataaggtatattgTACACCTGTGTTCAACAAcgttattcacaacagccaaaaggtagaagtaACCCAACTGTCTACCAACAGATgatagtatatacatacaatggaataatattcagccttgaaaaggatgaaattctgacacatgctacacaaaatatatgaaccttgaggacattatgctaagtgaaataagccagtcaccaaAGGATATCTATTgtgtaattccacttatatgaggtgcCTAGAGTGGTCCAATTCGTGGAGAAAAAACAATGCTGGTTGCAGGATCTGGGAGGTGGGAGAATGGGGAGttatggggagttattgtttaatgagtacagaAAACAGGTACCTGGGCGGCttagttggtttagtgtctgatcttggttttgactcaggtcatgatctcatggttgtgggatcaagccacatgtcgggctccatgctcaatgcaaagtctgcttcaggttctttctcccttttgttctctctctctctctctgtctcatcaatcaatcagtcttttaaaaacatgagtacagaaaatattttaatattttggaagacAAAGATTTCtaaagatggatggtggtgatggttgtacaacaatgtgaatgtactcaatgccactgaactgtacactaaaAAATGGTTAGaatagtacatttttaaattttttaaataggaattttTATGTATACTTTgccaaaaaatttgaaaagaagataCTTTATAAGtaacatgtatttattatacAACGTGCATATTTAAATGCAAACATAAATCTCCTTGAAtacttataattatttaattttcattttgagatgATCATAAACATAGAAAAGTTGCAAGTTCAGTACAAATAAGTGTTTTTCCAGAATAACTTGAGACTGTTACCAACCTGATGTCTCATCTCTCCCAAGTATTTTAGTGTGCATTTCCGACAACCAAAGACACTCTCTTACGTGACCACAATACTACcctcaaaatcaagaaattagCATCAACACGTTGCTCCTTGGACTCTATTCAGATTTCACAGTCGTCCCAATAATGACCTGTACAGAAAGGGAAGCCAGTTGAAAATCATGTGTTAAATTTACTTGTCATGTCTCTAGTCATCTTCAATTTGGAAGAGTTATTAAGTCTTTCCTTAATTTTCATGACATTGATACTTTTGAAGATTACAGGCCAGTTGTTTTGTAGACTGTGTCTCAATTTGAATTTGTCTGAAgtttcctcatgaataaattcagGTTGTGTCTTTTGGGCAGGAATATTCCAGGAGTGATCCTGTGTTCTTGTTACATCTTGTCAGGTGATACATGATTTCAGTATTCCCATTACTAATCATGTTCACTTTGATCATTTGATGAAGTGTCAGCCTTCACCACTGTAAAGTTACACTTTGTTCCTTTGTAATTGAGTATGTTGTGGGGAGATATTTTGAAACTGCAGTATCTTACATGTTTGTATCTGAGGACTGATAGTTGATTCTTTTATTCGGtggattataattcaatattatctttattttgatgctcaaattgtcaCCGATTTTACCACTAGGAATCCCTTCAAGCTGGCTtttgtgtccttttgacatgttGGTATCATTATgaatgcttttaaatttaaaaacgaGTAATCATGATATTAATGGCTACATGGCATCCTATTGGGAGGACAAAGCgtaatttgtttaaataatccctttggaacatttttgttttacttttaagaaaaaaaaaaaacaaaaaacagggatgcctaggtggcagtggttgagcatctgccttcggctcagggtgtgattccagggtcctgggatcgagtcctgcattgggctccctgctcaacagggagtctgcttctccctctgcgtgtgtctctgcctctctctctgtctctcatgaataaataaataaaatctttaaaacacacacacacacacacagtttgtaTAATATAGCCAGATTGCCTTCTGGAAGCCTTCTAACAATTTACACATCCACAGCAGTATGTGTGTGCAAATGTCCTTTTCTCCACACTCTCATTaacaatcagtatttttaaataataggaaCTTCATAATCACAGGGAAACTTTTAGAGGCCAAATTACCTTGTATAAGCATTGTAAGGGGTTATCAGGACTCTGGACAAAGGAGGAAAGTAGGGTTTATATgtatcttttactatttttttccttttctctttaaatcagCAGAAAAGGTATCTCAGAAGTAAagccattattttcttatttatgatgcTGGTTTTGTAAGGAAGAcagtttaaaaatagatatattacaatggagtctttttcttttcttgtgatttattcaatttctttcaaataacTCTCAGTGACTGACCAGTCATTGACCTCAAAGATCCTTTTCAAAATTCTGAAGTCATTCTCTACTAACCAGCTGTATGACCTTTGGGAAAGTTGCTTATCAGTaggcttcattttcctcatatcTAATTAAGTTAAGTGGTTTCTAAGGTATCTTCTCCCTAAAGCTGGAAGATCTTACGAAATTTTGTTCTGAGAGTTAGAAGAaagtggttgttttgttttgttgagctTACAAAACTGGTTGAATTTTGTAGTAAAATATTTTCCTCGTGTATCTAATTTTACAAATGTGAATTGCAGGAAATATTCATTGCGCTTCAGTTCATTGGAACTATCAATTTATGGTCTGGTTTTGTTCTAAGacttctgttgtttattttcctttgcttctaaTGTAAATCTGTCTTGTGGCCCTTTTGACTATTTAGTACAAAGAAACAGGATAGCCCAGACACAGATTCCATTTAAGAGTTAAGTGTATATAGGAAGCAGATATCATAGACTAATGGGTATGGAAAGGATTACTCAGTAAATGGGATTATGACAATTGCTTggccatttaaaagaaaaaattgcttaGACCTTTGCatcatatatcaaaataaattattaaaaaaaactaaatgcaaagaaaaccacctgaggtagaaaaaaataagattgtatATTTATTAAATCTCAAGTTTATatgaaagcaaaataaggaaaattactAATGGAAAGTTGATTTGACCTCTTACAAATtaactttagaaaatagtttggcagtttcttataaagttaaacttaGGTGTAACTGAACATTTGTACCCCGGGGAATTTATCTTAGAGAAATAAAACCTCATGGTCAGATAACAATCTGTATACAAATATTGATAGCAgctatatttgtaattatttgtaattagaaacaatccaaatgccctACATTGAGTGAACAGAGAAACTGTGAGCCCTTTTATAACAGAGTACTCCttggcaacaaaaaagaaaactcttgacatgtaacaacatggatggatctcaagggcaTTAAGTCTAGTGAAGAAAAACCAACTTCAAAGAATTACGtattatataattctatttacatAATACTTGTGAAGTAGCAAAATTATAATAATGGATAATAGATCAGTGGCTGGCAGGAGTTAGGGCTTAGAGGAGGGTGTGAATATTGAAAGGTAACAACAGAGTTTCTTTATATTGATGCATATTACTGAACTATTTTTGTAGGCAGTGCTTATCTCAATTATAGTCTTGGTTATTTGAATCTAATCTGCACATGTGATAAAATTTCATAGAATTACACACAAAACTGATGAAATCTAAATAAGGTCTGTAGCGGAGTTAATAGTGTTGTACGGATGTCAGTTTTCTGGATTGGTTATGTACTATCGTTATTTACCATATTATCGTTGTGGGAAACTGGATGGAATATACATGAGAACTCTCTACTGTTTTTGCAACTTCAAGTCAGAAATGGTTTcaatattgaaaattattttaaaaaattaaataaactggGGTACATCCagacaacggaatattattcagtgctagaaagaaatgagctatcaaccatgaaaagacatggaggaagctTGGATAcatgttactaagtgaaagaaccaATCATATAGTATGTACAGGCTACATACTATGTGACAGACTATATGATTCCAATTTTTTGATATCcccaaaaaaggcaaaactatggagacagtaaaaagatcagtggttgccaggggccggGGAGAGAGAAGAATATAATGGATGGAACAGAAGGTTTTTAGGGCATTGAAATTACTCTGTGTGATaatgtaatggtggatacatatgATGCATTTGCCCTTACCCATAGAATGTATAacgccaaaaaataaaataaaataaaaaattaaaaaaaaaaaaaaaaaaaaaaaagaatgtacaacGCCAAGAGCAAACCCTAACATAAAcaatggactttgggtgataatgatgtgtgtcagtgtaggttcatcagttgtaacaaatacaCCACTCTGGTGTAGGATGTCCATAATAGAGGAGGCTGTGCATGAATAGGGGTAGGGAAGATACAGGAATTCactgtaccttctgctcaatttttagtgaacctaaaactgctctaaaaagtctattttaaaaaatgggtcagAAATAAACATTGAACAGCAAGGTGAGGAATATATTTGTAGCAATTATtagagataaaatttattttcatgtcttatttataaagaactcatacaaatcCATAAGACAGACCCTGAATCCTCTGTGGACTGGAAAGAGAACTCAAGAGAACAAGCAAGTGCCCCAAGAGAGAATTTTGTAGATACACTTATGTGTTTACTCAAAAATTTTTGGAAACCTCAAATTCAGTAATGTAATACCACTGCTCTTGGAAACATGCACtggaagagagatttttttttttttttgccattataaCTGTGTAATCTCacctaagagaaaaataatttaaaggataCAAACAGAGCACTGTAATTTGCATTGTTTTGAAATAGCTTTGAGACAATTTTGAAAGACCTTACTGTATGTAATCtgttccctccaaaaaaaaaaaaaaaatctgtttttttttttccaggtgtaAATTAATCATTTGAAAGCAATTGAACAATGGAGCCAGACATCATTCGAATGTACTCTTCATCCCCACCACCACTAGACAATGGAGCCGaggatgacgatgatgatgaatTTGGGGAATTTGGTGGGTTTTCAGAAGTGAGCCCTTCTGGTGTAGGGTTTGTTGATTTTGATACACCAGATTATACTCGTCCCAAGGAAGAGTTTGTACCTTCAAACCATTTTATGCCAATTCATGATTTCTCAGAAAATGTAGATAGCCTTACTAGCTTTAAGTCCATTAAAAATGGTAATGATAAAGACATCAGAGCTGAACTTTCTCCTCCTGTGAAAGGACAGTCTGATGTTTTACTTTCTACCACCagcaaagaaataatttcatcTAAAACTTTAGATACTTCCATTGATGGCATAGAAAGTCCAGAAGATTTAAATACTATAGTGAAGCAGAGACAGAATGTTGGAACGCCTGAAAGTTTCTCTCCAGGAGATTTTAGAACTGATATGAACATTGTTCATCAAAACAAGCAGTTAGAGAGCTGCAATGGTGAAAAGCCTCCTTGTCTGGAGATTCTGACAAATGGGTTTGCAGTACTGGAAACTGTAAATCCTCAGGGAACAGATGATCTGGACATTGTAGCTGattcaaaaggaagaaagccTCTTAGCACTCATAGTACTGAGTATAACTTAGACTGTGTACCTAGTCCTGCTGAGGAATTTGCAGATTTTGCCACATTTTCCAAAAAGGAAAGGATACAACTAGAAGAAATAGGATGTGAAATTTTGAATGGTAAAGAAGCATTAACCAttcaggaaaacaataaaattaatagaGTCAGTGAACTTAATTCTGTAAAAGCAGTGTCTTTGGGTAGAAGTTTTGACGAAAAAGGAGACATTGATGGAGAGGATCAGGTTTGTGTCtcagaaataaacagaatgagTACCAGAGATTTCAGTACTGAAAAACAACGCCTTCCAACATTGCAAcaggatgaatttttaaaatcaagtgttCAGTCAAAGCCTTGGAGTTTGGCAGACTCAGCTGATAATTCAGAAGCCAGCATAAGAGAAGACGAGTATAAAACTGAGGAAAAACTTGATTTATTTACTTCAAAGTGTGCTGACCTGTGTATGGATTCTATTAAAACTTCTGATGCCGATGATGAAGTTGGTTCTtccaaagaagaaagtaaaaagttTACTTATTCCCAAAGCCCCAGCATTGATCCCACAGAAGAAAGTGTTCTGGATGATTCTATAAGTGTAAAAAATGGTGACAGTAGTAATGATTTTGTGACTTGCAATGATACTAATGAGGATGAGTTTGGGGACTTTGGCACAGCCAGTGGCGCAACTCCACCTTTCGTTTCTGGTACTCAAGATTCAATGAGCGATATCACTTTTGAAGAGTCCTCAGAGCACTTTCCACATTTTAGTGAACCAGGTGATGACTTTGGAGAATTTGGGGATACAAATGCTGTTTCTTGCCAAGATGAAATTATATTTACTGAATCCGACCTAAAACAGACTTCTGATAGTTTATCAGAGGAATGTAAATTGAGAGGAAAGTCTACTGGAACAGGCACTGATCCTATTTCAAAACTGGAAATTGGGCAAGAAGGTGAATTTGGAGATTTTGATTCTGTGCCAAATATTCAAGATGACTGCAGTGCTTTTCAAGACTCTGATGATTTTGCAGACTTCAGTTCAGCTGGGCCTAGCCAGGTTGTAGATTGGAATGCTTTTGAGGATGGACAAAAAGATAGTTGTTCTTGGGCTGCTTTTGGAGACCAGGCTACTGAATCGCACCATCGAAAGGAAGCTTGGCAGTCACATAGGACAGATGAAAAGATTGATACTCCAGGAACCCCCAAAATGCACAGTGTCCCTTCAGCAGCTTCCAAAGGAGCAGTTGCTGGTGGCCATTTACAGGAAACAGCCACTTCAGTTCAGGTATTTATTGATTTACTCTATTTTGTATGACATATAAATTGCTGTAGAGGCTTTTCAGAAAGTATTTTTAGGTTGGGTGGGTACCTATTGAAGGAGTCTCATAATGCTTGATTTGTAGATTATATTTTTCACAACCCTTTGGTAAACTTTCGATAGACAATCCTATAGTAAGTAATGCTTGGTAAGTAAGGTTTTTCTTTATCTCAGTGAATTTAGTACTTACAGAAATCCATCAGCTTGTTTTTTGATTAACATAAATACCACTTAtgtaaaaaattcattcattagcTAATTATTCCAATGAATCCTTCAGTTTTTACCTTTACAGTCATTTAAGAAGAAGATTAAAGCAAGatgtagaagtttttttttaagtttcagaaaTAATGTCTCTTAATTTTGCCCACCAAGAGACCTAGGAAATTAGAATCAAGTTTGCATTTTttgaagattgattgatttatttgagagaatgagagagagagagagagagagaaccgaCGTGCAccagctggggaggagcaggggaagagggagagagggaaagaatcctcaacagactccctgcagagcctgaCCAAAGAGGGGCTCTGctgactcagctacccaggtgcccctaaagtacAGTTTTGAGTGCAGGACAGAACAAGCAGAATTTTAAACCTCAGCCTGTGCTGAGGCTGTAGGGAATTGAAGGACAGAAAGAGAATTTGAGCAAAGCAGATTTGGATTTCATAATTTGACAATGACTAAAGACCTGGGATGAGAGTTTGAGAAGGATCAAGGGTTAGACCTAGAACAAGAAACAGTCATAGGTTGACTTACTGTGgctgtatttatttgcttatagTTTCTTACAAACGTACATTTTTGTTCACACACTTTGGGGAGTAGGTATGTCAGGGAGAATATTTTTATCCTCCAGCACCTGTACTTTATCCTTTTCTGTTCCAGACTCTGAATTTCAGAGACGATTCACCAAGATTTATTCTTACCTAAAGTAGCCCCTAGAGATACATTTTGATATCCAGGCTGTTCCACAGTCATGAATTGTACCCTGTGCTAAACCTAACGTTTTCTCAACCCCAGAGGTGTTAAAAAGAGCACTCCCTAGAACATCACTGCTTTGCATTGACAATTGATAGAAGGAACACTTGTCTCAccagctttttttaaagatcctgaGAACAAAATCAGAGTCTGCAAATTCTTCCAGTTATCTTTTGCTAAGCAAACCATTTTCAGTCGGAAGTATTTTCAACGTCTGGATGTTAATTGAAATGGTTATACATCGTTGCTTTGATACATGAAGATATTATTATGATATTATCAGGTGGTGTATACAGCTAATCACTTTTCATTTGACTTTGAGTGTCTGAACAGCTTAATTTGCTAATTCAGTTATTATATGGTTTGGCTAATGTGTATTATTCCTgttgattaattaattattgaAGTAGAAGCTTTCAGTTTTAAACAAGGAGTAAACTAATTATATAATGCAAAGCCAAGACTGTTGATGGTTGATTTTGACCTAATCCTTTCCCTGTTTAGTTTCATCTTACTGTAAGGTGACACTGGTATTGAATGATCTTTAATTTATAGCCCTAGAACTTGTAACatcatgagataataaatttttaaaagtatgaccACTTGAAAAAGGACTTTTTTGCATTACACAAGTTgattaaagttatttataatttgATAACTGGATATAAGAGGTAATAAAGTATATAAGCTTTGTATAACCTTACaaatctgagttcaaatcttgaCTCAGCCTCTTATAAGCTTTATGATTTTGTAAGTTACTTCTGAGCTCAggtgtttgtaaaaaaaaaaaagagagagagagagagataatatcCATTTCAAGGGACTTTTGTGAAGACAAAATGACAGGAAATTttaaagtgaatgaaaaaatccactgaaaaataagaattttgtaGTATGATTCTATTTTGTAAAGATAGAGCAAAAATTGTGTGGATGTGGCAAGATACATTAAGACTTCCCAAGATTTGTTTGGCTCAGTCCtcagacttttatttttgctgaataGATTTGGAAAATGAGCAGAACTTAGAGATGGATTTTGGAAAGGAGAAATTGTTAGAAGGGGCTGGAAGATAAGTTTAGAAGGAAGTTGAGGTAGGGAAATGGGTAAGCCCCTACTCGGTAAATGACGAGTTGGAAGTGATATTCGTTCTTATTCTGCTGTTGTGAAGGAGGCTTGTGGCCTgcagtttcttccttttcccaaacATGCTGGAAAAATACATTAATCTAAGTCCCCTAGGAGAGGATTAGATTTACTagtatttttcctaaaatgtttcATCTGCTTGCTACAGTGTTGGGGACAGAACAgaaatcctcattttttttttttttaagatttatttattgtagagagcatgcacaagcatggtgaggggcagaggcagggtggagagagagggagagagagaagtagacccCCCATTGAGTACAGAGCCCGACACAGAGctcgatctgaggaccctgagatcaagacctgagctgaaatcaagagttggacacttaaccaactgagccaccgaggcgcccctaATGACAGTGAACATTAAGTTTTTAATGGTAgaatttagaatgatttttttccttttaaattttacctgAATATAACAATTCTGTCCTGAACAGAGTATCTTCAAGTCCTTTTGTCCAAATTCGGCTTTGGCAGAATGTTGTGAGTCTTTCAGAATTCATAGCTTagttaattcatttaacaaacatggGAAACAATTCTGTTTCAAGAAATGAGTGCAGTTGTCATTTCAGATTTCTATTTCTCACTATAACGTTGTCTGGGTCTCTGTTTTttagtactttctttttttctggctacCAAAAggatatcttaatattttaataaaatatgtcttCCTTGGATCAAGAGACAGTTTTATTGCAGCTTTATTGTAATAACTTATTACTTAGTGAGAAGTCAACCAAAAAGAAATCTTCCAAACTTGTAAAATGTTCTTAAACTACTTCTTAAATGTGGGTCTAGCAAGCCTCAGAGAGTTCAAGCCTTGATATAAAACCATACATGACCATGTACTAAGAAATCTTCcctttcagtgaatatttttttctgagaacacAGAGatcaatatatttcattttcttgttaacATTCTCATAAATTGTAGAGGAAAACAAGTAGTGGTATCTCTGTTGAACAAATTGGAAAAGAGGTCCAAGCTGTTCTTCGGTTTTTAGGCTAAGattcaaaacaaaaagatgataaaaaaaaaaatcctccttaaTTTCGAAGCAGTCCTCTTTTCCAAAAGACCATTATGTATGTAGTTTTaactgatttctttcttccttcctttcctttcttccttcctttctttcttttctttccttctttcctccctcctgctctccctcccttccttctaccTGTTAATATTCCAGAAAGGAAATCTGATTGAAATAACTAAGATTACTTGTCCGTACATGTATGGTAAAGGAAGTTAATATTGTAGGTACTACATTTAACTCTGAGCttctgtaaaatttttaaaatattgctgtgGATGTTATTTGAGAATGTAGGTAATTGGTAAGTAATCTCTTTATATTACTCGACTATAGAAAAGGAAC
This window contains:
- the AFTPH gene encoding aftiphilin isoform X1, with amino-acid sequence MEPDIIRMYSSSPPPLDNGAEDDDDDEFGEFGGFSEVSPSGVGFVDFDTPDYTRPKEEFVPSNHFMPIHDFSENVDSLTSFKSIKNGNDKDIRAELSPPVKGQSDVLLSTTSKEIISSKTLDTSIDGIESPEDLNTIVKQRQNVGTPESFSPGDFRTDMNIVHQNKQLESCNGEKPPCLEILTNGFAVLETVNPQGTDDLDIVADSKGRKPLSTHSTEYNLDCVPSPAEEFADFATFSKKERIQLEEIGCEILNGKEALTIQENNKINRVSELNSVKAVSLGRSFDEKGDIDGEDQVCVSEINRMSTRDFSTEKQRLPTLQQDEFLKSSVQSKPWSLADSADNSEASIREDEYKTEEKLDLFTSKCADLCMDSIKTSDADDEVGSSKEESKKFTYSQSPSIDPTEESVLDDSISVKNGDSSNDFVTCNDTNEDEFGDFGTASGATPPFVSGTQDSMSDITFEESSEHFPHFSEPGDDFGEFGDTNAVSCQDEIIFTESDLKQTSDSLSEECKLRGKSTGTGTDPISKLEIGQEGEFGDFDSVPNIQDDCSAFQDSDDFADFSSAGPSQVVDWNAFEDGQKDSCSWAAFGDQATESHHRKEAWQSHRTDEKIDTPGTPKMHSVPSAASKGAVAGGHLQETATSVQTALLNRLERIFEACFPSILIPDTEEEVTSLKHLLETSTFPLKTREALAESGELLDVWTELQDIHDAHGLRYQWGGSHSNKKLLCSLGIDTRNILFTGNKKQPVIVPMYAAGLGMLEPTKEPLKPLSAAEKIASIGQTNTMSPEMNTCTSDQFQESLPPVQFDWSSSGLTNPLDASGGSTLLNLDFFGPVDDSSSSSSTTIPGVDPELYELTTSKLEISTSSLKVTDAFARLMSTVEKTSTSTRKPKREEHLSEEAIKVIASLPDLTFMHAKVLMFPATLTPSTRSQEKADG
- the AFTPH gene encoding aftiphilin isoform X2, whose protein sequence is MEPDIIRMYSSSPPPLDNGAEDDDDDEFGEFGGFSEVSPSGVGFVDFDTPDYTRPKEEFVPSNHFMPIHDFSENVDSLTSFKSIKNGNDKDIRAELSPPVKGQSDVLLSTTSKEIISSKTLDTSIDGIESPEDLNTIVKQRQNVGTPESFSPGDFRTDMNIVHQNKQLESCNGEKPPCLEILTNGFAVLETVNPQGTDDLDIVADSKGRKPLSTHSTEYNLDCVPSPAEEFADFATFSKKERIQLEEIGCEILNGKEALTIQENNKINRVSELNSVKAVSLGRSFDEKGDIDGEDQVCVSEINRMSTRDFSTEKQRLPTLQQDEFLKSSVQSKPWSLADSADNSEASIREDEYKTEEKLDLFTSKCADLCMDSIKTSDADDEVGSSKEESKKFTYSQSPSIDPTEESVLDDSISVKNGDSSNDFVTCNDTNEDEFGDFGTASGATPPFVSGTQDSMSDITFEESSEHFPHFSEPGDDFGEFGDTNAVSCQDEIIFTESDLKQTSDSLSEECKLRGKSTGTGTDPISKLEIGQEGEFGDFDSVPNIQDDCSAFQDSDDFADFSSAGPSQVVDWNAFEDGQKDSCSWAAFGDQATESHHRKEAWQSHRTDEKIDTPGTPKMHSVPSAASKGAVAGGHLQETATSVQTALLNRLERIFEACFPSILIPDTEEEVTSLKHLLETSTFPLKTREALAESGELLDVWTELQDIHDAHGLRYQWGGSHSNKKLLCSLGIDTRNILFTGNKKQPVIVPMYAAGLGMLEPTKEPLKPLSAAEKIASIGQTNTMSPEMNTCTSDQFQESLPPVQFDWSSSGLTNPLDGVDPELYELTTSKLEISTSSLKVTDAFARLMSTVEKTSTSTRKPKREEHLSEEAIKVIASLPDLTFMHAKVLMFPATLTPSTRSQEKADG